The window TTTCGCTGGAAGTTTATTGGAATGTCGATTACGGCTTTGTTTATTGTTTTAGTGATTACATTAGGTACATTACTTGGGATTAGCTATACTCAGAGCCATAATGAAGTGGACCGAGTATTGACAACCTTAGTCAATAATCAAGGTCAATTAACGCCACGTAACGCTAAACCAGTTTTTGGTAATCAAAAAGATCCAATTAATAAAAATTTTTTAGCTGGTGAATATAATCCAGAAGCTATTTTTCAATATCGCTATTTTACGGTTGCAAGTACCAAGAATAATACACCAAAAATAATAAATGATGATAATGTGTATGATGTAGCGCGAAAGCAAATTATTGGTACAAGCAAACAGGTTTTTAAGGATAAAGTAACTAGTGGCTCAGTCAATATCGGCAGTAATCAGTATGCTTATCGAGTAGGTAAGGATTCAAAAGGTAATCAATTTATTGTCTATTTGAACGAATCCCTAATCTATCATCGATTTTCCCTTTTATTTAGAGTTTCAATTTTACTGGGATTAATTGCTTTAATTGTTTTTGCCCTAATCTTAATCTTGGTATCAAAAAAGGCAATTGGTCCGATAATTACTACTTATCATAAACAACGTGAATTTATTACTAATGCGGGGCATGAATTAAAGACACCTTTAGCAATTATTTCAGCCAATACTGAAATGGAAGAAATGCTAGGGAATAATTCAGAATGGAATAAGAGTACAAAAGAGCAAGTTGATCGCTTAACTAGGTTGATTAACAGATTAATTGCTTTGGCAAGAACCGGTGAAACTGGAGAAGTCGTTTTAAATAAAGTTAACTTTTCTGAAATTGTTAAAAAGAATGTTACTAGTTTTAAGTCTGTAATGCAGAAGAATGACTTGAAATATAATGCGATGATTATGCCAGATTTATATGTAAAAGCCGAAAGGAATATTTTGAGTGAATTGACTAATATTTTATTAGATAATGCACGTAAATATTGTGATCGAGATGGTGA of the Lactobacillus gasseri ATCC 33323 = JCM 1131 genome contains:
- a CDS encoding sensor histidine kinase is translated as MIQKFRWKFIGMSITALFIVLVITLGTLLGISYTQSHNEVDRVLTTLVNNQGQLTPRNAKPVFGNQKDPINKNFLAGEYNPEAIFQYRYFTVASTKNNTPKIINDDNVYDVARKQIIGTSKQVFKDKVTSGSVNIGSNQYAYRVGKDSKGNQFIVYLNESLIYHRFSLLFRVSILLGLIALIVFALILILVSKKAIGPIITTYHKQREFITNAGHELKTPLAIISANTEMEEMLGNNSEWNKSTKEQVDRLTRLINRLIALARTGETGEVVLNKVNFSEIVKKNVTSFKSVMQKNDLKYNAMIMPDLYVKAERNILSELTNILLDNARKYCDRDGEVRVSLTKGKLGTNAILRVANTYKEGKGKDYSHFFERFYREDESHNSKKSGFGIGLAMAQEIVQTFHGKIHVSHKDDMIVFTVILKLAK